A DNA window from Daucus carota subsp. sativus chromosome 3, DH1 v3.0, whole genome shotgun sequence contains the following coding sequences:
- the LOC108211777 gene encoding dehydration-responsive element-binding protein 1B: protein MENYYTYSDQAQDPSPSPLDESSSTTESKDNCDGADSEYEVLLATSTPKKPSGRKKFRETRHPVYRGIRRRDSGKWVCEVREPINNSRIWLGTYPTAEMAARANDVAVIALRGRNACLNFADSAWRLPLPESSDVKHIQVAAAKAAEAFRPPKDENAAGTSTEQTPELQEDYIDEEAIFSMPELINSMAEGMMLPPPQCVQNDGDGDLEDATDLSLWNY from the exons atggaaaATTATTACACCTACTCGGACCAAGCTCAAGATCCATCTCCAAGCCCACTTGACGAATCTTCGTCCACCACAGAGAGCAAAGACAATTGCGACGGCGCCGACAGTGAATATGAAGTGTTGCTAGCTACTAGTACTCCGAAGAAACCCTCCGGGAGGAAGAAATTTCGCGAGACGCGCCACCCTGTTTACAGAGGAATAAGGCGCCGAGATTCAGGAAAGTGGGTTTGCGAGGTTAGAGAGCCTATCAACAACTCTCGAATTTGGCTGGGAACTTATCCCACTGCTGAAATGGCTGCTCGGGCTAATGACGTTGCAGTGATTGCACTTAGAGGTCGCAATGCCTGCCTTAACTTCGCTGACTCTGCGTGGAGGTTGCCACTTCCGGAGTCATCAGATGTTAAGCACATTCAAGTAGCTGCGGCCAAGGCAGCCGAGGCCTTTAG GCCACCGAAAGATGAAAATGCCGCGGGCACCAGCACGGAACAGACCCCGGAACTGCAGGAAGATTACATAGACGAGGAGGCGATATTTAGCATGCCAGAACTGATTAACAGTATGGCCGAAGGGATGATGCTTCCACCCCCACAATGTGTGCAAAATGATGGGGATGGTGACCTGGAAGATGCTACTGACCTGTCATTATGGAATTATTGA
- the LOC108213275 gene encoding dehydration-responsive element-binding protein 1B has product MNNFLSYSDQAISEYQYTSSPQSTESSSTPKSITNCNDIESPAHISHEVLLASKNPKKRSGRKKFKETRHPVYRGIRCRNSGKWVCEVREPVNNSRIWLGTYPTAEMAARANDVAAMALRGRNACLNFADSVWRLPIPASNDVKDIQIAAAKAAEVFRPQKIDKAIESSSVKAFVFEENDEVVFMDEELLFGMPQFINNMAQGMLLPPPLYLQSDRCYGDDDSEDATDMSLWCQTF; this is encoded by the coding sequence atgaataattttctatcatACTCGGATCAAGCCATCTCTGAGTATCAATATACCAGCTCACCTCAATCTACCGAATCCTCATCCACCCCGAAAAGCATTACCAATTGCAACGACATTGAGTCCCCTGCTCACATTTCACATGAAGTTTTGCTAGCCTCAAAAAATCCGAAGAAACGCTCCGGAAGGAAGAAATTTAAGGAGACGCGCCACCCTGTTTACAGAGGAATCAGGTGTAGAAATTCAGGCAAGTGGGTTTGCGAGGTCAGGGAGCCTGTCAACAACTCTCGAATTTGGCTAGGAACCTATCCCACCGCTGAAATGGCAGCTCGAGCTAATGATGTTGCAGCCATGGCGCTTAGAGGTCGCAATGCCTGTCTTAATTTCGCAGACTCTGTATGGAGGCTGCCAATTCCTGCTTCCAACGATGTTAAAGACATTCAAATAGCTGCGGCCAAGGCAGCAGAGGTCTTTAGGCCACAGAAAATTGACAAGGCAATAGAATCGAGTTCGGTGAAGGCATTCGTATTTGAAGAAAATGATGAGGTGGTATTCATGGATGAAGAATTGCTATTTGGAATGCCTCAATTCATTAACAACATGGCACAGGGCATGTTGCTTCCTCCTCCACTATATCTACAAAGTGATAGATGTTACGGGGACGATGACTCAGAAGATGCTACTGATATGTCTTTGTGGTGTCAAACATTTTGA
- the LOC108212149 gene encoding dehydration-responsive element-binding protein 1B translates to MDQFFSLSDQTLSQYPSSSSLQLPESSFPTDITGNSFVSENGKGIDSDDLQAHDSYEVLLASSTPKKPSGRKIFQETRHPVYRGIRRRKSGKWVCEVREPVNNSRIWLGTYPTAEMAARANDVAAIALRGRNACLNFADSVWRLPVPASPDVVDIQKAASKAAEAFRPPETDNAAGSSTQESSIELQENEVLYMDEEVEFGMPEFINNMAQGMMLSPPKYGQMEGCYGDDDMEDLSLWSY, encoded by the coding sequence ATGGATCAATTCTTCTCCTTGTCGGACCAGACTCTTTCTCAGTAtccatcttctagctcacttcAACTTCCGGAATCCTCATTTCCCACTGATATCACAGGCAATAGTTTTGTTAGTGAGAACGGGAAAGGCATTGATTCTGATGACTTGCAAGCTCATGATTCGTATGAAGTGTTGTTGGCTTCGAGTACTCCTAAGAAACCCTCTGGAAGGAAGATATTTCAGGAGACGCGCCACCCGGTCTACAGAGGAATAAGGCGTAGGAAGTCAGGCAAGTGGGTTTGTGAGGTTAGAGAGCCTGTCAATAACTCTCGAATTTGGTTAGGAACTTATCCCACTGCTGAAATGGCGGCACGGGCTAATGACGTTGCAGCCATTGCACTCAGAGGCCGAAATGCCTGCCTTAATTTCGCTGATTCTGTGTGGAGGTTGCCTGTTCCGGCTTCTCCTGATGTCGTTGACATTCAGAAAGCGGCTTCCAAGGCAGCCGAGGCCTTTAGGCCCCCGGAAACTGATAATGCAGCGGGCTCAAGTACTCAGGAAAGCTCAATAGAATTGCAAGAGAATGAGGTGTTGTATATGGATGAAGAGGTGGAATTTGGAATGCCTGAATTCATTAATAACATGGCACAAGGAATGATGctttctccccctaaatatggGCAGATGGAGGGGTGTTATGGGGATGATGACATGGAAGACCTATCTTTATGGAGTTATTGA